One Pullulanibacillus sp. KACC 23026 DNA segment encodes these proteins:
- a CDS encoding hemolysin family protein, protein MLLKLICVLILIFFTAFFVAAEFAIVRVRKSRVEALSEKGEKKAKDGLRVLKEMDAYLSSCQLGITMASLGIGWLGEPVVEGLLEPLLHTLPFSSTLSFTISGILAFLIITLFHVVFGELAPKSMAIQKAEVILMWSAKPLIWFSRIAFPFIWLLNRSANAVSRLFGIKPMGEAEEVHTEEELRLLLSESYQSGEINQAEYRYVNRIFDFDDRVAREIMVPRTELICLFVDRSLEENKDEMKRHTYTRYPIAKGDKDHIVGVINIKELYYSSERFDSITDPRLEAHIRPILRVHETMPIKQLLLIMQKKREHMAILVDEYGGTSGMVTVEDILEEIVGEIRDEFDEDERATIEQIGPGRYLVDGKTLTTDINRQFHTHIEHEDIDTIAGLILADNPDLMLNEVVQVEHLEIKVHELEGSWIKSVEIYDLDEAEQSNA, encoded by the coding sequence ATGTTATTAAAATTAATTTGTGTTCTTATTCTCATCTTTTTTACCGCATTTTTTGTGGCTGCAGAATTTGCCATTGTAAGAGTGAGAAAATCCCGTGTAGAAGCATTAAGCGAAAAAGGGGAGAAAAAGGCAAAAGACGGTTTGCGCGTCCTAAAAGAGATGGATGCCTATCTATCTTCCTGTCAATTGGGAATTACAATGGCTTCTCTTGGGATTGGTTGGTTAGGGGAGCCCGTTGTTGAGGGATTATTAGAGCCACTGCTTCATACCTTGCCATTTAGCTCAACCCTTTCGTTTACCATTTCAGGCATTTTAGCATTTCTAATCATCACATTATTTCACGTTGTTTTTGGTGAACTGGCTCCTAAAAGCATGGCTATTCAAAAGGCTGAGGTTATTTTGATGTGGAGTGCGAAACCGTTGATTTGGTTTAGCCGCATTGCTTTTCCCTTTATATGGTTATTAAATAGATCTGCAAATGCTGTTTCTCGGTTATTTGGGATTAAACCAATGGGAGAAGCGGAGGAAGTTCATACTGAAGAGGAACTCAGATTATTGCTTTCCGAAAGTTATCAAAGCGGTGAGATTAATCAAGCGGAGTATCGATATGTGAATCGCATTTTTGATTTTGATGACCGTGTCGCCCGTGAAATTATGGTACCAAGAACTGAACTTATCTGTTTGTTCGTTGACCGGTCCCTTGAAGAAAATAAAGACGAAATGAAGCGGCATACCTACACCCGTTATCCGATTGCCAAAGGGGATAAAGACCATATTGTCGGGGTTATTAATATAAAAGAACTTTACTATTCAAGCGAACGCTTTGACAGTATAACAGACCCTCGGTTAGAAGCTCACATTCGTCCAATCCTGCGAGTCCACGAGACGATGCCGATCAAACAACTCCTTCTTATCATGCAAAAAAAGCGGGAGCACATGGCGATTTTAGTTGATGAGTATGGTGGAACTTCAGGGATGGTGACGGTTGAGGACATACTTGAAGAAATTGTAGGAGAAATTCGCGATGAATTTGATGAGGATGAACGGGCAACGATCGAACAAATTGGGCCCGGCCGTTATTTGGTCGATGGCAAAACGCTAACAACGGATATTAATCGTCAGTTTCATACACATATTGAACATGAAGATATTGATACGATCGCGGGTCTGATCCTAGCCGATAATCCCGACCTTATGCTTAATGAGGTGGTCCAAGTGGAGCATTTAGAAATTAAAGTCCATGAATTGGAAGGCTCCTGGATCAAGAGTGTGGAAATTTACGATCTGGATGAAGCAGAACAGAGTAACGCCTAA
- a CDS encoding mechanosensitive ion channel family protein, protein MTNLQKYLSEDFWVTLISKVGVALIQIAIVFIIYLIVKSIGTKVIERSFERYKEKREVSSGRVITLERLLLNIFSYVLFFIFIVIIFQTFGLKTSSLLAGAGVVGLAVGFGAQGLVSDIVTGFFILLEQQIDVGDYVTIGNLDGIVEEVGLRTTHLRSFDGTVHFIPNRGISTVSNHSRGNMRALVDISIAYDENIDEAIKVIQDTCDKVAEGNEMIIEGPSVLGVQTIGSSDVVLRIIAQTRNGEQWEVERILKKAIKEAFDENGIEIPYPHQVYVHKNDINNARSTQ, encoded by the coding sequence ATGACTAATTTACAAAAATATCTAAGTGAAGATTTTTGGGTAACATTAATATCCAAAGTAGGTGTAGCCCTCATCCAAATTGCGATTGTCTTCATCATCTACTTAATCGTTAAATCAATTGGAACAAAGGTGATTGAGCGCTCCTTTGAACGTTACAAGGAGAAGCGAGAGGTTTCTTCTGGACGAGTTATAACACTAGAAAGATTGCTCCTTAACATATTTAGTTACGTCTTGTTTTTTATCTTTATCGTCATTATCTTTCAAACATTCGGTCTTAAAACATCTAGTTTATTAGCAGGAGCCGGAGTTGTGGGATTAGCTGTTGGTTTTGGAGCACAAGGTCTTGTCAGTGATATTGTTACAGGTTTTTTTATTTTATTAGAGCAGCAAATCGATGTTGGAGATTATGTAACAATTGGAAATCTTGACGGAATTGTAGAAGAAGTGGGTCTAAGAACGACCCATTTAAGATCCTTTGATGGGACCGTTCATTTCATTCCGAACCGGGGGATCTCGACGGTCAGTAACCATTCTCGCGGCAACATGCGCGCATTAGTCGATATCAGCATTGCCTATGATGAGAACATCGATGAAGCGATCAAAGTCATTCAAGACACTTGCGATAAAGTAGCTGAAGGAAACGAAATGATTATTGAAGGACCGAGTGTACTTGGCGTTCAAACAATCGGGAGTTCTGACGTTGTACTCCGCATCATTGCTCAAACAAGGAACGGTGAACAGTGGGAAGTCGAACGAATTCTGAAAAAGGCGATTAAAGAAGCGTTTGATGAAAATGGGATTGAAATTCCATATCCACATCAAGTCTATGTGCACAAAAACGACATCAATAACGCGCGCAGCACTCAATAA
- a CDS encoding N-acetyldiaminopimelate deacetylase — protein MGLDLISVRRQLHQIPELGFEEIKTQSYLLKVIETFPHQERIEIKTWKTGFFVKLKGTNPTRTLGYRTDIDGLPIIEETGLDFTSRHEGRMHACGHDLHMTIALGVIARLLEQPPLQQDLLFVFQPAEEGPGGALPMMQSDQFQEWRPDMMMALHIAPEYPTGTIATKPGLLFANTSELFIDLKGKGGHAAFPHLANDMVVAGAHLITQLQSIVSRRVNPLDSGVVTIGKITGGSRQNVIAESARLEGTIRALTPESMEMMKSEVERQAKGIEMAFDCEVTIDFGSNYYQVYNHQQEIEKFLSFARLHNIEVVEAKEAMTGEDFGYFLKEIPGFMFWLGVSSESGLHTSTLNPDEAAIPVAVDVIARYLTFLGHPHS, from the coding sequence ATGGGACTTGATTTAATTTCAGTAAGAAGACAGCTGCACCAAATTCCGGAATTAGGATTTGAGGAAATCAAAACTCAGAGCTATTTATTGAAGGTTATCGAAACGTTTCCTCATCAAGAACGGATCGAAATAAAGACCTGGAAAACCGGCTTCTTTGTCAAACTTAAGGGAACCAATCCAACTCGAACACTTGGGTATCGAACGGATATAGACGGTTTGCCCATTATAGAGGAAACTGGTCTTGATTTTACTTCACGGCATGAAGGGAGAATGCATGCCTGTGGTCATGACTTACATATGACGATTGCCCTCGGCGTGATCGCGCGACTGTTAGAGCAGCCGCCCCTACAACAAGATCTCCTATTCGTCTTTCAGCCAGCTGAAGAAGGACCAGGTGGAGCTTTACCGATGATGCAGAGCGATCAATTTCAAGAGTGGCGTCCTGACATGATGATGGCTCTGCACATTGCTCCTGAATATCCAACTGGAACGATTGCGACAAAACCGGGATTGTTATTTGCTAACACCTCTGAGCTCTTTATCGATTTAAAGGGAAAGGGAGGACATGCTGCTTTTCCTCACCTTGCCAATGATATGGTCGTAGCGGGTGCTCACTTAATCACCCAGCTCCAATCGATTGTGTCAAGGCGGGTGAATCCGCTCGACAGTGGTGTGGTGACGATTGGGAAGATAACCGGTGGATCAAGACAAAACGTGATTGCCGAATCGGCTCGTTTAGAGGGGACAATCCGGGCGCTTACTCCGGAATCTATGGAGATGATGAAATCCGAGGTCGAACGACAGGCAAAAGGGATTGAAATGGCCTTTGATTGCGAGGTAACCATTGATTTTGGCTCCAATTATTATCAAGTATACAATCATCAGCAGGAGATCGAAAAATTCCTTTCTTTTGCACGACTTCATAACATAGAAGTCGTTGAAGCTAAGGAAGCCATGACTGGCGAAGATTTTGGGTATTTTCTTAAAGAAATCCCAGGCTTTATGTTCTGGCTAGGCGTTTCTTCTGAATCGGGGCTTCATACTTCAACGCTTAATCCGGATGAAGCGGCAATCCCGGTTGCGGTTGATGTGATCGCGCGTTATTTGACCTTCTTAGGTCATCCTCATTCCTAA
- a CDS encoding YkuS family protein, with the protein MARIAVEESLTAVSEALKDRGYEVVTLRSESDINGCDCCVVTGQDRDVMGIQTTATKSPVIDATGMSADDVCEAVEQNL; encoded by the coding sequence ATGGCAAGAATTGCAGTTGAAGAATCTCTTACAGCGGTGTCTGAAGCCCTTAAAGACAGAGGGTATGAAGTGGTGACACTTCGCTCAGAATCAGATATCAACGGATGTGATTGCTGCGTCGTCACTGGACAGGACCGTGATGTGATGGGAATCCAAACGACAGCTACGAAAAGCCCAGTAATTGACGCAACTGGGATGAGCGCGGATGACGTCTGCGAAGCCGTTGAACAAAATCTTTAA
- a CDS encoding ABC transporter ATP-binding protein — protein sequence METFKRLKQFYWPYRRYFVGSIIFLLIVTGITVLYPIFLQQTIDNVVNKKHYNLAAYLAIGFIILMVFKGFAAYFQSYWSNQFGIGAVYELRKALYKKLQDLPFRYYDNARTGDLMSRLTQDVEGFRNFLSFGFTQLFNFILIVGLSLIIMFSYSWQLAVVTLLMTPFLCVTVYKFDRKVHPAFRGIRKSMGRLNTRVQENISGMNTVKALSQENEEIDRFSEHNTDYKDQQINTALIWAKYFPFMGFIGNICVVILLGLGGHYVMTGQLSPGRLFAFFSLVWYIMGPLMDLGFLVNTFSQAKASGERLLQILDEPIEIQSPENAVEIPITGHVQFNNVSLIYPNETSYALKNVTFEAKPGEVIGLMGATGAGKTTITQLISRFYDVTEGELLIDGVNVQDFNLKTLRKSIGYVLQETFLFSSTIRDNIAYGNPDASDEEIREAAKRADAHEFIMELPDGYDTVLGERGLGLSGGQKQRISIARALIMNPSILILDDSTSAVDMQTEAKIQAAFRELMNGRTTFVIAHRISSVQHADQIIVLENGEIAQKGTHHELVNQPHGLYRRIYEIQYKDRDLLKSQVNSR from the coding sequence ATGGAAACGTTTAAAAGGTTAAAACAATTTTATTGGCCCTACAGACGATATTTTGTCGGTTCTATTATCTTTCTTCTAATAGTGACAGGCATTACCGTACTTTATCCCATTTTTTTACAGCAGACAATTGATAATGTTGTAAACAAGAAGCATTACAATTTGGCGGCCTATTTAGCTATTGGTTTTATTATCCTTATGGTTTTTAAAGGGTTCGCCGCTTACTTTCAATCTTATTGGTCCAACCAGTTTGGGATTGGTGCCGTTTATGAATTGAGAAAAGCCTTGTATAAAAAGCTTCAAGATCTTCCATTTCGTTACTACGATAATGCCCGAACTGGAGATTTGATGTCTCGTTTAACACAGGATGTGGAAGGATTCCGGAACTTCCTGTCGTTTGGCTTTACTCAACTTTTCAATTTCATCTTAATCGTTGGACTAAGCTTAATCATTATGTTTTCTTATTCTTGGCAACTTGCGGTCGTGACTCTTCTTATGACTCCGTTTCTTTGTGTAACGGTTTATAAGTTTGATCGCAAAGTCCATCCGGCGTTCCGAGGAATTCGGAAGTCAATGGGTCGATTGAACACACGTGTACAAGAAAATATTAGCGGGATGAACACTGTAAAAGCGCTCTCACAAGAAAATGAAGAAATCGACCGCTTTTCTGAACATAATACGGATTACAAAGATCAACAGATTAATACGGCTTTGATTTGGGCTAAATATTTTCCTTTCATGGGGTTTATAGGAAATATTTGTGTCGTTATTCTCTTGGGATTAGGCGGCCATTATGTGATGACCGGTCAACTGAGTCCTGGCCGCTTGTTTGCCTTTTTCAGTTTGGTTTGGTACATTATGGGACCCCTTATGGATCTCGGCTTCCTGGTGAATACATTTTCTCAGGCAAAGGCATCGGGTGAACGGTTGCTGCAAATCTTAGATGAGCCTATTGAAATCCAGTCACCAGAAAATGCAGTGGAAATTCCGATTACAGGGCATGTTCAATTTAATAATGTGTCGTTAATTTACCCGAATGAAACAAGTTATGCGCTTAAGAATGTCACCTTTGAGGCTAAACCGGGCGAAGTGATCGGGTTAATGGGGGCAACAGGTGCTGGTAAGACTACCATTACACAATTGATCTCTCGGTTCTATGATGTGACAGAAGGCGAACTGTTGATTGACGGGGTCAATGTGCAAGATTTCAATTTAAAAACCTTACGTAAGAGCATTGGCTATGTCTTACAAGAAACCTTCCTTTTTTCTTCAACCATTCGAGACAACATTGCTTATGGAAATCCTGATGCGAGTGATGAGGAAATTCGAGAGGCTGCCAAGCGAGCGGATGCCCATGAATTCATTATGGAGCTTCCTGACGGCTATGATACAGTACTCGGTGAGCGAGGATTGGGGTTATCAGGCGGACAAAAGCAACGGATTTCAATTGCACGCGCATTGATTATGAATCCAAGTATCCTTATTTTAGATGACTCTACAAGTGCTGTTGATATGCAAACGGAAGCCAAAATTCAGGCGGCTTTTCGTGAGCTCATGAACGGTCGGACCACATTTGTCATTGCTCATCGAATTTCATCTGTTCAGCACGCTGATCAAATTATTGTTCTTGAAAATGGTGAAATTGCTCAGAAAGGTACTCATCACGAATTGGTTAATCAACCACATGGTCTGTACCGTCGAATTTATGAAATCCAATACAAAGACCGGGATCTTTTAAAATCTCAGGTTAATAGTCGCTAG
- a CDS encoding ABC transporter ATP-binding protein, which yields MAQDQAESKSLQNRERFYYTNDKIAVQKFNWSQLSRLLIYLKPYSKKILPGAIITLIIGTAIRLFVPILIGMVAFDRIIKHGKESDLFKLVAAIGVLYLISYVCSYFQIKLTNKLGQFMIYDLRKQLFNHVQYLSNRFFDSRSAGSILVRIINDVNSLQDLFTNGVINTLTDFIMLIGIIVILFSLSWQLAIAVMVIIPIMFFISTKFRQKIRRSWQYVRVKMSKLNSHLNESLQGIRVTQAYNQEVNNRAFFEKVNTDARESWKEATKQNAVFGPFVQLANAVGSAILIWWGSYLILHGHITTGVFVSFAFYLGMFWDPISRIGNTYNQLLVAMASSERIFEFLDETPNVKDVDDPISMDTIKGRINFENVEFAYDSKRKALNGINLEFPAGSTIALVGHTGSGKSTIANLVGRFYDPTKGAVKFDGIDVRNIKLSELRKEVSTVIQETFIFSGTIMENIRFGRPDATDEEVIAASKAVGADPFIQRLKDGYQTEVEERGNVLSVGERQLLSFARSLLANPKILILDEATSSIDTESELIIQDALNTLLKGRTSIIIAHRLSTIRDADKIVVLEHGNILEEGNHDQLMEKKGKYYELILSQFEALNAG from the coding sequence TTGGCACAGGACCAAGCCGAATCCAAATCGCTTCAAAATAGAGAGCGATTTTACTATACAAATGACAAAATTGCTGTTCAAAAGTTTAATTGGAGCCAATTATCAAGGCTTCTCATCTATCTGAAACCGTATTCGAAGAAAATCCTTCCAGGTGCAATCATTACTTTAATAATTGGAACAGCCATTCGTCTTTTTGTCCCTATTTTGATTGGGATGGTGGCATTTGACCGTATTATTAAACACGGGAAGGAATCCGACCTATTTAAACTTGTCGCAGCAATCGGTGTTTTATATTTGATTTCTTATGTCTGCAGTTACTTTCAAATTAAGTTGACGAACAAACTTGGGCAATTTATGATCTACGATTTACGTAAGCAGTTGTTTAATCATGTGCAATACTTATCTAACCGTTTCTTTGATTCACGCTCAGCGGGTTCGATTCTTGTCCGAATCATTAATGATGTGAACTCGCTTCAAGATCTTTTTACGAACGGTGTCATCAATACGCTGACCGATTTTATCATGTTGATCGGGATTATCGTTATTTTATTTTCACTTAGCTGGCAATTGGCCATTGCCGTAATGGTGATCATTCCGATCATGTTCTTCATTTCGACGAAGTTTCGCCAAAAGATCCGCCGGTCATGGCAATACGTTCGTGTCAAAATGTCAAAGCTTAATTCTCATCTCAATGAAAGCTTACAAGGGATTCGAGTGACTCAAGCTTATAATCAAGAAGTTAATAACCGCGCTTTTTTTGAAAAAGTTAATACGGATGCAAGAGAAAGTTGGAAGGAGGCAACCAAGCAAAATGCTGTATTTGGTCCGTTTGTTCAATTGGCAAATGCAGTCGGGTCGGCCATTTTGATTTGGTGGGGATCTTATCTCATCCTTCATGGTCATATTACGACAGGGGTTTTTGTCTCGTTCGCTTTTTATCTTGGAATGTTTTGGGACCCAATCTCCAGAATCGGCAACACATACAATCAATTGTTAGTCGCCATGGCTTCATCTGAACGTATTTTTGAGTTTCTAGATGAGACACCAAATGTAAAAGATGTTGATGATCCTATCAGCATGGATACGATAAAAGGCCGGATTAATTTTGAGAATGTGGAGTTTGCTTATGATTCTAAACGCAAGGCCTTAAATGGCATCAATCTTGAATTTCCTGCCGGTTCAACCATTGCTCTCGTTGGACATACGGGTTCTGGTAAATCAACAATTGCCAACTTGGTTGGACGTTTCTATGATCCAACTAAGGGAGCCGTTAAATTTGATGGAATTGATGTTCGAAATATTAAGCTGTCTGAGCTGCGAAAAGAAGTCAGCACGGTTATTCAAGAAACGTTTATCTTTTCTGGAACGATTATGGAGAATATCCGATTTGGCCGCCCAGACGCAACCGATGAAGAGGTCATCGCCGCTTCTAAGGCGGTGGGTGCCGATCCGTTTATCCAGAGATTAAAAGATGGGTATCAAACAGAGGTTGAGGAACGAGGAAATGTCCTTTCGGTTGGTGAGCGGCAGCTGTTGTCTTTTGCACGATCACTGCTCGCTAATCCTAAAATTCTCATTTTGGATGAAGCAACATCCAGTATTGATACAGAAAGTGAATTAATCATCCAAGATGCGCTAAACACCCTCTTAAAAGGCCGGACATCGATTATCATCGCACACCGTCTATCAACCATTCGTGATGCGGATAAGATTGTCGTTCTGGAACATGGTAACATCCTGGAAGAAGGAAACCATGATCAATTAATGGAGAAAAAAGGAAAATACTACGAGTTGATTCTCAGCCAATTTGAAGCCCTAAATGCCGGCTAA